DNA sequence from the Arthrobacter jinronghuae genome:
ACAGCCTGGATGGAAGCCAGCGACCGGCTCGCGCGCTGGGCACGGGCAGGCGCCTAAGCAAGTCCGTCCGGGCGCGGGCGGGTCTGGGGCTTCTGTTACTGGCGGCTGTTAGAGTGCAGGCAGCAGGTATATCCGGATGATTGCGGCGATCGCTGCCGGAGTTGAAGCCGAATCTCGACGCCCCGTCCGGATGGCTTCGAAAAAAACGTTGGAGGAAACCATGTCAGGTAACGGTCCCGGCCAGGGAAACAACCACGGAAACCGGTGGTCCGACGAGTGGGACGAGCAATACGCCTCCCCCAAGAAACCCGAACCTACCGCCCCCGCCGGCCAGCAGCCTCAGCACCCCCAGCCCCAGAATCCCCAGGGATACGGGCAGCAGGCACCTCACTATCCTTCACCCGGCTACCCGAACCAGCCCGGCCAGGGGTATCCCGGCCAGGGCTACCCGAACCAGGCCCAGGGGTATCCCGTCCAGGGTTACCCGTCCGCCGGCCACCAGCAGGCCCAGGGCTACGGCCATGCCCAGTTCGGCCACGCACCGCAGGGCCCGGGTTACCGGCCCCAGAAATCCCGCGTCACCGCCGGACTGCTCGGAATTTTCCTCGGCGGCTTCGGCGTCCACCGCTTCTACCTGGGCAACAACAGCGTGGGCATCGCGCAGCTTGTCCTGACCTGTTTCACGGGCATGGGAGCCGTCTGGGGCTTCGTCGAAGGCCTGATGATTCTCTGCAACGCCCGGTCCTTCCGCACCGACGCGCACGGGATCCCGCTCAAGTAACGAATAGCAGTCCGGTGCTAGGCTTGGGGTTCGAAAGTATGTTCTAGAAATGTTCCCGTTCTAGAAATATCCCC
Encoded proteins:
- a CDS encoding TM2 domain-containing protein; its protein translation is MSGNGPGQGNNHGNRWSDEWDEQYASPKKPEPTAPAGQQPQHPQPQNPQGYGQQAPHYPSPGYPNQPGQGYPGQGYPNQAQGYPVQGYPSAGHQQAQGYGHAQFGHAPQGPGYRPQKSRVTAGLLGIFLGGFGVHRFYLGNNSVGIAQLVLTCFTGMGAVWGFVEGLMILCNARSFRTDAHGIPLK